From the Octadecabacter arcticus 238 genome, the window TGCGGGCCGGTCTATGGCTGCTCAGATGGTACGCCTGAATACCGTGGCCTCAAACATTGCCAATGCCGGTGCCCGCGCCAGTAGTTCAGAGGAAGCATATCGTCCGTTGCGCCCCGTTTTTCAGACCTTTTATGAGGGTGGCCTGCGCAATGCGGAGCGTGCGACAGTTGACGTGCTGGAGGTCGTTGCGTTGGATAGAGAACCTCAGCGTGTGCATGAGCCAGGGCATCCGCTCGCGGATGAGGAGGGGTTTGTCTATGTGGCATCCGTCGATACGAATGAAGAGATGGTCGATATGTTAGAGGCTAGTCGGAACTATCAAAACAACCTGGAAGTGGTCACCACGCTTCGCACACTCATGATGCGTACCGTGGACATGGGCAAATCGTAAGGGAGACCGAATATGGACGTCGATAACAAGAGCCTAAGCGCACAGAATGCGCTGTTGTCCAAGCTGGGGATCAGTACTACCAGTGCGAAGACTGCAGAGCCGAAGAGTGAGCTTGGACAGTCGGAATTTCTGCGCTTGATGACTACGCAATTGCAAAACCAAGACCCATTCGCACCCATGGATAATGGTGATTTTATTGCCCAAATGGCGCAGTTTTCTTCAGTTGCTGGTATCAGTGAGATGAGCGAGACGATGTCGGATATCTCGGAGCAGATAGGTCAGTTTAGCGTCGCTTCCTCGGTCAACATGCTGGGGCATTCTGTTCTGATCCCGGGCAACATTGCTCGGGCGGACGACAATGGTGAAATCCATGGCATGCTTGAGCTTGAGCGCGCGTCTGTTGATACGCGCGTCGAATTCTTGGATGCCCAATCTGGTGAAAGCCTACACACGCTTAGTCTTGGGGGCCGTGCGAGTGGTCTGTCTGGGTTCGAATGGACGGACCTACCTGAGACCTATCGTGATGGCACCCGCAGTGTCCGTATGGATGTGTCGGTCACCTACGCTGGTGGAGAAGGGCCCGAGAGCCTGATACCGAATGTATTCGCGGAGGTGATCGGCGCTTCCTCATCCGCTGCCAATGGCGCAGCCATGCTTGAAGTTGAAGATTACGGCGACGTGAGCGCCGCGGAAGTTTTACGTTTCCGCCTTTAACGCGCGGGTAACTGATTTTACAGGGAGACACTTATGTCGTTTTACACAGCTTTGACCGGTCTAAACGGTGCCCAATCCGACATTGCGGCGACTTCTAATAACATTGCCAACGTTGGCACCACAGGCTTCAAACTTTCACGCGCCGAGTTTGGCGACATCTTCGCCACCTCGCCGCTGCAGAACAATGCATCTGCCATTGGTTCAGGTGCGATCCTGAAGGGGGTCAAGCAACAGTTTACCCAGGGTAACATCGCGTCCTCGCTGAACGCGCTGGACATGGCTATTTCCGGGCAAGGTTTTTTTAGTCTCAAGCCTAGTCTGACGTCTTCTCAGGTTGTCTATACGCGAAACGGTTCTTTTAACGTCGACAACAACCGAAATGTTGTGGACAGCTCCGGTCAGTTTTTGCTTACGTACCCAGTCAACGAAGACGGATCTGTAACGGCAAAAGACCTCGACAGTGCTGTGCCTCTCCGCCTGCCGGTGACATCCGGTGATCCACAGGCGACTTCCAAGGTCGATCTGGCAGTCAACCTTCCCGCAAGTGCTGATGTGGTTACTGATAATGAAAAATTTGTAACTGGGTACACTTTCGATCCAAACGATTCTGCAAGCTTTACAAATTCGACATCTTTCACAATTTTTGATGACCTCGGCAATCCGACTATCGCGACAGTTTATTTTATTAAGACGCAGCGAGCGACGGCGGAGGACCCGACGAATAAATTTGAAACCCGTCTTGTCATTAACGATGAGGTTGTGCCACCCGATCTTGTACCGGCTGTGAACGACGCAAATGAGCAGATTTATATTGATCAATTTGGCAACCAGACAACTTCTGTGCCAGATCCCAGCTATTTTGATACGGGTCGGAGTTCTCCGCTCTACAAGCTTGACGAGTTGCGCACGCGCGTTCCGTCGGAACCAGCCGCATTATCCGGAATAGGGAGTGGTTTCGACTTCGGTGAAGAAGGCACACGTGAAATTGAAATCGTCAATGATCCATTGCTGTTTGGTGCTACATTCGAAGCTGACCCTGCAAATCAAAGTGTGTATTGGGGGCGTGATTTCCTTTTGGTCAATATTGACGATGGGACTAGACCGGTCAGCATCGACATCCGTGCTGGTAAATACAACGCTGACCAGCTGGCCGCAGAAGTTGAGCGGGCTATTAATGGTGCTCATGATGACGCTCGTAAGGTTGAGATTCAAAAGGGCGTGGACGACACCATATCGGTGCAGCTGTATAGTGATGGTGAGACGTCGGTTGCTAACAGCCTTGCAGTTAATCTGCTGGAGACATCTTTTGTGTCGACGCAAGCCGGCATTGACGTGGCCAACCTAACGTCCCCTAATTTCGATCTAGACGTCTTCTTGGCACATGCGCAGGCTCGTATTAATGATACGCTGAACAGTGAATTGGCAGATGTGGTAAATTCTGCTGTGCCGAATATCGGCAGCAACCAGTTCGCAAAGCTAACATCGACGACAAAGCTTACCGATCCGCCTGCATTGCCGCAGGCGTTCAGCTTTGATTATAACACCCGAGACTTGGGAGTAGTGGCAGTGAGCAACTCCTCTGCTCACTTTGACATTCAATACTCAGAAGGAGAGTTCTCGGTTGCTGACATCGCTGGTGCGGCCGCCGAAACTGGGAAGTCACTGACAATTTCGCTTGAAGGCAAAGCAGATCTGAATATTTCTATTCCCGATAGTGCCACATCCCCCACGGCTGGGGCGGTCATGACTTTGATTGAGGCGGCGATATCCACTTTGTATTCGGTTCAACAATCAGCAACTACAACTGGTAGCTATACTATAACTCCGGGTGCCGCAGGAACTGGAATTACAACGCTCACGCCTACATCGGCAACTCTTGAAACAGCTACTTTCGACGTGTTTGGAGTGTCTACAAGTATATCAACAACCGCTGGTGAAGCCGTCGCCGATGTGGCGGAGAAAATTAAAGTGGCTATCGAGGCCAACGATATCAAAGGTGTTTCGGTCAGCATCTCTGGTTCCACACTGACAATTATTGGTCCAGTACTGGTCACTGATGGTGATGGTGCTGGTGCTGATGCTGACACTTCGGTGACCTACGCTGTTGAACAAGAGCGAAATTTAGTTTATACAAACTTTCAAAATCGTCCAGCAGTTACGGTCTATGATCGCGTTAATGCGGTGTCCACTGATGCAGGTTCTGTCGATTATTCCTCTGAAACCGATAGTCTTACGATCAAAATGCTATCCACAGCGGGGTTGACTGCAGGCGACAGCATTGTCCTGATGGGCACTGATACTACTGCAGGCGTTTTGAATGGTCGTTCTTTTTCTATTACGGCCATCAGCGGGAAAACAATTACAATTGCGACGGGTGAGCTTGGCTTGCCGGATTCTGATATTACGGTCACTCCAACTGCGAATTCGTTTATTGTCCTGTCGGACAAGTCGACCAGCGTTGAAGCTTATTTTGAGGGCGCTGAATTAAGTGTTGATGGCTCGGCAACCAGTTTCAACAATCAACGGATTATTATGCGCGAAATGGATACGTCGCGACATGCCTACTCCAGCAGTGATATTGCAGGCGGTATTTTTGGATCCTTTACGGCGAGGTTGTCGGACAGCACCAGTACCAACCCGTCGGCTAGTGACTTTGGTCTTACTGGCGCAACCACGGCGATGGCATGGGTTGACGAACTGGACCCGCCGATCAAGGTGAGTTACGACGCTGCAACACAGAGCATCGTGTTCAAAGTGGATCATACTGCGCTTGGGCCGGGTGGATCGATTAGCGATTTGTCTGGGATTAAGGTTTCATCCGGGGGTTCAGACAGCGTCAATGGCATTGGCTTGCCAGGGTTGAACGCTGCAACGAAAGTCGATATCACCAGTGCGACGACCGTCCAAGGCAATCCGTTTATTTTTGACGGTGCAACTGCGGGAGTTGGCCCTGAGCGTTTTGGTGCCAATGTGGAATATGATCGCGACACAAGGGCTTTCACATTTGAAAGTGGTACAACGGGTAAAGAGATCCGGGCTGATAAGGCACTGGGTGTGACGACCAACCAGGCCCCTTCCAATATTCAGGTGGGGCGGTATGAAATCGACCCTCTGACTGGCGCAGCCAAAACTGCAGATGGCTCGATTGATCTGGCCTCTCGCGTGCTGTCTACCGGCGGAAATAATGTGATGGGTGTTGGTTTCGGCATGAACGTCGGTTTTATTGCAGGCACAGGTTTGAAATCACAGGCGGCCCAAGCGGTAGGGGCACCAGCCAACGATCCGCTCAATTCTGAACCTATTTTTCTTAATGCAGCTAATAATGAGACGACATTCAACGTGTCTGTAAACGGTGTGAACGCCGTAATCGATGTACCTGGAGGCAATTATATTGGCTCCACATTGGCTGAACTGCTGCAGAACCGTATCAACCAAATGCGGGATCCTGACACTGGCCAGACCATTGGGGGTGTCACGGTTCGCTACCGGCCAGACGAAAACAACTTTGTCTTCACTACAGGCACAACTGGAGATGAATCGACCATCCGTATTAAAGGGCCCGCGAAGCTAGGCCTTGACGATGTTCCTCTGGGCATTGGTACTGTCCCGACAATCGCCAATCTTGTTCAGGCAACCAATGCAAACGGTGTCCCACTCTTTGTGGATGAAAATGGCCAGATCGTGGAGTCAGAGCCAAATAATCTGGTGACTGATTACTTCCCGCTTTATCTTGACGAAGGCGAACTGACGTTTGACAAAACTGGCAAACTGATCAGTCCGCAGGGGCTTACACGCTACGATTCTCAGAGTGAGACGTTCTCTATCTCGCTGGATATCGATTACAGTGCGGCCTCGCAGCTCGCGACACCTTTCGTAGTCAATAACCTTGAGCAGAATGGTTTCACCTCTGGCCGTCTGGATGGTCTGAGTATTGACGCGACGGGACTGTTGCGTGCCAATTACACCAACGGTCAGAACAAACCTCTGGGCAAACTCGTCTTGGCGAACTTCAACAACCAGAATGGCTTGAAGCAGGTCGGCAATGCCACATTCGTTGAAACATCCCAATCTGGGGGCCCAATTGTTGGAGAGGCTGGCACTGAAGGTTTCGGTTCAATTCAATCAGGTGCGTTGGAGCGATCGAACGTCGACATCACCGAGGAATTGGTGAATTTAATTACGGCGCAGCGGAACTTTCAAGCAGCGGCTAAAGCCATTGAAACCTCTACACAGTTAACACAGACAATCATCCAGATCCGGAGCTAATAGACAGTAAGGCTGGCGCTTTTTTGCGGCGCCAGCCATCCCAATTGGAGATACTTGCATGGACCGTAACATCCACATTGCTTTAAATAGTATACGCAACATCAGCAGTGAGCTGCGGGTGAACGCACAAAATATGGCTAATGTGAATGTGCCAGGTTTTCGTGCCGATTTGGCGGTAACCCGGCAAGCGAATTTTTTAGATTCCTTTGATCAGTTTAAATCGCGGGTTTACAGCCAGCAAGCCGACCAGGCTTTGTTTTCTGACGAGGCCGGCAATCTGCAAAACACTGGCGAAAATATGGACGTCGCAATCCGTGGAGACGGGTATTTTTTTATTAAACCCGCTAGCGGTGGAGACACAGCCCTGTCGCGGCGCGGCGATATGACGTTTGATGCTGAGCGCTTTCTGACTGATGGGGCGGGCAACCGTTTTCTCGATACTGGATTGGAGCCGATCCAGTTGCCGCCTACACGTCGTATTGTCGTGGCGGAAACAGGCCAGATACAGATGGAGTTATTAGGCACGCCAGAGGGAACCTTGGTGCCTGGTCCAATCATCGGTACGACGATGGCCGAAAACATCTTACTGAGTAAGTCGTTGGACGGGCATATCCGTCCCATAAATCAAGATGCCTTTCCCGATCCGGATCAAAGAGCCCGCATCTCTCAAGGTTTCCTTGAAAGCAGCAATGTGAACACCATAAGCGCATTGGTGCAGAACATCGAAAGCCAGCGAAATTTCGAGTTGAGTGTCAAATTTATAGCTCTGGGGAAAGAGGTCGATGAGGCAGGCTCCCGGCTCATGCGTATGCCGGGGTAACGTGGTCGCTGATCCGGTTGGCACATTCATTGCAACTATTATTACGATGACAAATTAGGAGCCTACAATGTCCAATGCCATGCACGTTGCAAAAACTGGTCTGAATGCACAACAAACGCGTATGCAGGTCATTGCCAACAATTTGTCTAACTTGAACACGGTCGGCTTTAAGAGCGATCGGATCAATTTTGAAAGCTTACTCTATCAAGTCAAGCGGGCTGGTGGAGATCAGACATCTGAAGGTACCGCTCTGAACTCGTCCCTGGCGCTTGGAACCGGTGTTCGCGTGGTGAGTACGCAAAAGCTCTATTCTCAAGGGGGCATGATTAACACGGATAATTCGTTTGATCTTGCGATTGATGGACAGGGCTTCTTCCAAGTGCTGATGCCCGATGGACGTGTCGGTTATACTCGTAATGGTGCGTTTTCTCGCAGCGCCGATGGCACGCTGACCACGGCCAGTGGCTATGTGGTGCAGCCTGAAATTCAAATTCCTGCCGAGGCACTTGACGTCAATATTTCGCAGGATGGTATCGTGTCTGTTCTCAGCGCGGGACAAGACGAACCTCAGGAGGTTGGACAGCTGACGCTTGCCGCTTTTGCCAACCCGCGCGGATTGCAGCCCATTGGTGAGAGTTTTTTGGTTGAGACTACGGCCAGTGGTGCTCCGACGGTTGCAGCACCCCTGGAACAGGGTGTGGGTAAATTGACCCAAGGGGCGTTGGAGGCATCTAACGTCAACGTCGTGCAGCAGCTTGTAGAGATGATCGAGACTCAGCGGGCCTATGAGGTAAGCTCTAAGGCGATCACCGCTTCCGACGAGATGATGCGATACATCTCGAATAATTTGTAGTGAAAAGGCAAGTCGTATGATCCGTGTGGTCGCAATCTTTTTTATGTCAACTTTGACTGGCTGTTCGACATATGTCGAGAATGAGGCGAGTGCGGAATTTCAACCTGTCCTTCCCCAAGAAAACAGTGACATGCGACCAACAGGTGGCAGTATTTACCTTCCTGGGGTAGCGGGATTGTTTGCGGTTGAGAAGAGAGCCTCCAAGGTTGGTGATGTGTTGACGGTTGCATTGAACGAGTCCTTTCAAGCGACAAAGTCGCAAAGCGCTTCCGCTGCGAAAACGGAAAGTACAGCGGCCGAGCTCCCAGGTTTTCTTGATTTTATAGTGGATCCTTCCTTTGGGTCAGAGCAAGCCTTCGCAGGGTCTGGTGCTGCGGAACAATCCAATTCCTTTACAGGGCTTGTTACGGTCAGCGTCGTGCAGGTGTTCCAGAACGGAAATCTTCAGCTGCTTGGGCAAAAGAAGCTGACGCTTAACAATGGTGACGAGTATGTCCGGGTCAGTGGGATTGTGCGCCAAGACGATATCAGCCCTCGTAATGTGGTGAATTCCAACCGGCTTGCCAATGCGGAGATCACTTACATTGGAGCAGGGGATGTTGCGGATACGGCTAAGCGCGGTCTATTCCCGCGCCTGCTCTCCGCCATCAATCCGGTTTAAGGGTAATGATGGGTAATTTTAGGGCTGCCGTCTTCACAGTGCTTCTTGCCATGGTTATCATTACAGCCAACACGGCTAGTGCTGATCGTATAAAAGATTTGGCCTCTCTTGCTGGTGTGCGAAGCAACCAATTGTTGGGTTACGGGTTAGTAGTTGGTTTGTCTGGAACCGGTGATGGGGACCTTGGTATTACGTTACAATCTCTCCAGTCTATGGTTTCCCGCTTTGGAATGGTGGCTGAGCAGGACGGGCTCGATGGTAGCAACGCCGCCGTCGTGATCGTGACGTCGGAATTGCCTGCTTTCATAAAACCGGGGCAGACATTGGACGTGACCGTGTCGACGCTGGGTGCTGCTGAATCCCTGCGAGGTGGCACTTTGTTGATGACGCCACTATTGGGTGTGGATGGGGAAACCTATGCGCTAGCCCAAGGCAATCTTGTCGTTGGTGGCCTTGGTGTGAGTGCTGAAGATGGCTCCTCCTTGACTGTCAATGTGCCAACAGTTGGTCGCGTTCCGCAGGGGGCTACTGTCGAGAAGATGGTTGAGAACCCGTTTATCACAGGGGAATACCTTGTCCTGAACTTGCATAGGGCAGACTTTTCTACGGCAGCAAATGTCGCTGAGGCGATCAATGTGGTGTTTGGTGGGGATACTGCGGTGCCGATCGATGCGTCTTCGATCCGCGTGCGTGCCCCAGCCGATCCAGCGCAAAAGGTGTCCTTCACCAGCCTGATTGAGCAGGTTGAGGTCCAGCCTGGGGAACCCCCTGCACAGGTGATTGTGAATTCCCGAACAGGAACAATCGTGATCGGTGGCAATGTGCAGGTGACGCCCGCTGTTATCACGCATGGTAGCCTGACCGTACGGATACGCGAAGACACAGAGCTCACACCTCAGTCGGAGACGATCATCACGGATAATGCGCTGATCAATACTCCGGCGGCCCCACTTGAAACGCCTAATAGCGAAATTTCCATAAACGAGCCGGAGGCGCGTGCGTTCTTGTTTGATCCGGGTGTCAGCCTCAGTGATGTGGTTGATTCTATTAACGCCATTGGTGCCACGCCCTCCGATCTGGTCGCAATCCTTGAGGCGCTGAAGGTAGCGGGAGCCTTGCGTGCTCAACTCATTATAATCTAATTTTCTTGGCTAAGGGTTTAACCATGAGCACAATTAGTTCTACGGCTCTCCAATTGGCGGTTGGGCCCGCTGCGATAGGGGAAAAGGCTCAACCAATCGAGCGGCAAAAAACAACAGAAACCCGAGCGCAGCTGGAAGAGGTGGCGGAGAAATTCGAAGCCCTGTTTGTCAAAACGATCCTGTCGAGCGCCCGTTCTGCAAAATTGTCTGACCCACTCCTAAATAGCGAGGGTCAAAAGACGTTTAACTCTATGTTAGACACTGAATATGCAGATGCGCTTGCGCAGCATGAAGCGCTCGGCATAGCCGAAGCACTTGTACGCCAGTTTCAGGACAGGGTAGTTGACGGGGATACAGAATAAATGGCCAGTTTGCTTGAGATAGGACGTAGTGCGATTAATGCGCAGCGCGAGGCGCTGAACGTAACCGGACAGAATATTGTCAATGCGAACACCGAAGGATACCGCCGCCGCGATGCTAACTTGACCGAAGTTTCAGGTCTCCAAAGCGAGTTGACTTCACTCACCTCGCAAACCGGTTTGGGGGTCCAACTTGGTGAGGTGCGCCGGTCTTATGATGCTTTTCTGACGGAGAGTAAACGTATCGCCACTGGACGGTTCGAAGCTTCAGACGTCTTTGTGACTAAATTGGAGGCGTTGGAAAACACAATCCTTCCCAACGATGGTGATCTTAGTGTGGTGATGACCACGTTCTTCGATGCCCTTAGCCAAGTGGCCGCACAACCAGGGGACCTGGCACCCCGGGTCGCCGCGATTGAAATGGGGCGTACTATTGGCTCCTCGTTTAACACCACCGCCAGCTTGCTGAGTAGCCAGGTCGATGGTGCAGCTGATGAAATCGAGATGCATATTGTCGAGGTGAACAGCACTCTCGACGCGCTGGCTGGAGTGAATGGTCAGTTGCGCTCTTCCAATCTTGGGGCTAATTCACCCAACAGCCTGCTGGACGAACGTGACCGTCTGCTCGATTCCCTGTCGGGAAAGATCCCGCTCAGTGTGACTATCGGGGACAGGTACGATGCCGAAATCCGGTTGGGAACATCCGCGTCTGGGCCACTCATTCTGTCCGGGGAGAATGCCAAGACTATTAGCGCTGTGACCAGTGAAGAGGGCAGTATTGGGTTTCGCATCGGTTCTGGCCAGATCGTATCTCAGTTGGAGACAGGGACGCTGCGTGGGCTTGTCGATGCCCATGGAACCATCCGGCGTGCCCTTACTGAACTGGATGTGCTTGCTCGTGACTTAACCCAGACGATGAATGCACAGCACGCACTAGGGATTGATCTGGACGGGCAACTGGGCCGTGAATTGTTCTCGGTAGTGGATTTTACCACGCAGCCTCGGGCCTCTAACCGAGGGAATGCCGAAGCAAGCATTAATCTGGTGCCAGGGCGCGCTGATCAGCTGAGCGACATGCAAATGACCTTTGATGCGCGCAAGGGGCAATGGCTGCTGTCAGATGATAACGGTACGCCACTGGATGTAGGACGTGCCCGGATCGAGCTTGACGGTGCCGTCATCGACATCACCGGAATACCGGAGGATGGCGATACCATTTCGCTAAACCGGATCCCGGGTGAAGCCTCGCGCATGTCTTTCTTGCTGACACGCGCTGAGGAGTTTGCCGCAGCTTCCACAGCCACGATCTATCCAGACACCCAAAACGCAGGATCTGCGATCATGACCTTTGCGCGTGATGTGGCCCCGGGGTCAGGCACGCCATCGTTGGGTGAGGTCTTGTCTAACAATCTGTCGCCTGTGGCGTCCCAAGAATTCCTGCGCGGTGGTGTGGTCGGCAGCATTCCGCGCGGGACCAAGGAAATTACCCTTGCCAGCTTGGCAACGCAGACGACAGCCTCGGTGTCGGCGCAAGTGGACGCTGATATCAGATCGATTTCTGTCACGGTGGGTGGTACTGTTAATTCCTTCTCGCTTGATCCGTCCGAGGCTGGAAGGACAGCGTGGAAAACTGGTGAAGAGATTGCGGATTACCTTTCCATGGGTGTTCTGCGTTCGAATGACGACAAGACTTTGAAAGAACTCGGTATTACTGTTTCCGGTTCTGAAAGTGGGCTGGCCTTTGCCTCGGTTGGGGTGCCAGATTTCACATTATTAAGTGCGACGTCCTCTTCTGGGGTAGAGTTGGGAACGGAAATTACGCGGGGGCAGGCGGCATCCGATATTCGGGTTTTCACCCGGGAGGGACGGCAAATCGCAGGCCCCCCTTTGCAGGCTTCCGAAGTAGCAGGGCTGCTGACTGTGGAAAACGGGTTTGCGGAGGGGGCTGAATACCGGTCAGACTACAATACAGTGAACGGGTCTTCAAATTATAGAGGCATGTCGGTCACGCAGCGGATGTCTGGTGCCACTGCGTTGACAAGCGGATTGTATTCCAGCGAGGTATCTTTGGCCGGTTTGCGCGGCACGAATGTGGACACCGTGTCCGAAACGACCTCCGCGAACGGGACCAAGGGTCAGACCATTACGCTGCAGATGGATACAGAGGCGACGGGATCCGTATCGATCCCTCCTGGTGTGGACGCAGCCTATGTCGCGGAGAAGGCCAACGAAGCCTTCGCCGCAGTCGGCGTCAGTGTTGAGGCGCAAACCGCGGTGAGCCTGAGCCTGTCGGCGGGTTCGACAGCAAATAGTGGTGAAGTTCAATTCACCATGAGCGGCAAGAACCAAACGCCCCTGACTATTTCAGCACAGATCAACGATGGGGATATGTCCCGTTTGGTGGAAGCGGTAAATAGTCGATCCAGCGACACAGGCGTCACGGCACAGTTGTCACTGTCCGGCAGTGCTGTCACGTTGGTTCAGGCTGATGGTTTTGATCTGTCCCTGGACAATATCTCTAGCGGCGATCTGGCCTTCGAGGCCAGCGCGCTGGATCAGTCGTTTAAACCACTGTCCCTAGATGCTGACGACAATACTTCCATGCCCTTTGAAGGTGCGCTCCGGTTCAGCGGGACTGTGTCATTCATCAGTGGGTCAGGGTTTACGGTTGCGACCACTGCAACTGATTCAGCTGATTCAGTTGAACCTTCCTTTGTCGCGGACGTTGACCCGATGATAGGCGGGTTGGTGGAGCGCGTGTTCGATAACGGCGGCACGCAAGCCACTCTATCTTATGGTTTGGACAATCGGATCGATGGCGTGTCGCGCAATATTGATGGGACGCTTGTCCACGCCCCGTCATCTGGGTTCGCAACAGAACTGACCATGTCTGATGGCACAGTATTCAGCGCAGAGGTCGCTGCGAGCGAACTTGCAAATGGCTCTGCCGACGGCGCAGCGGTGGCACAGATCACCGTGAAGCATCTGCGCGCAGATGCTTCTGTTCCTTCTCTGAAGGGTGCAGAGTTCAGTTATGCCAACATCCCCCCGATTGGAGCATCCGCCCGGTTCAAATTGGCTGGTGCGGAATACACACTGACACGGGTTGATGATGGTAACACTGCACGATTGACCCCACTTGATTTTAATATCACGGGCCCGGAAGATGGGCGAATTGTGCCGCACTTGACTGAGACGGATACGGGTTACTCTCTTTCCTTGACGGTTGCGGATGGGCATTTGTCGGGTATGGGACCAAAGCCTGTATCCAATTCCGAGGCGGGGGTTTTTGGTTTTGCGGACACAGATTCCACGGCCAGCGTGCAGGGACGTAGCGTCGATGTCGCGGAGCTAGCATCTAGGGATTATACCATCAGCGTTAACGTCAATGGGGTTTCTGAGACTATTACGTTTACAAAGGATGATGATGGGCTGGGCGAGCCATCCTATGAAACTGGATCTCTAATAAGTGTTGCAATCGAAGAGGGTGCATTGTCATCGTCACTGACCTTGACATCCGATGAAACTGGATCGGCATCCATTCAGATCAAACCTTCCGCCGACGCCGCCCTTCTGGGGTTCAAGGTGGCTGCCGCTGAGTTGAGTGTCGAAGGCGGAAAGCTTCTTGCCCGCAGCACAAATGACCTTGCGCTTGATATAAGGGCGGGTGGCACAAGCGTAGCTGGGTCCTATCTGCACCTGACTGACATTCCGGATGAGGAATTAATTGTCGTTTTGGGGGATGAGGGTGCCAAGCGGGTGAGCGCTGCGTATGACATAGGGGCTCCAATTGCCGACGTGGATCGGGAGCCTGAAAGTTTCCGCGTGGAAATGATGGATGAGGCCACTGGTAGGACCGAACTGTTCGACGTGGCGACCGGTGCATCTATTGCTACACGGTTTTCCAATGGTTACGCACGTTTCAATGTGTCGGGGAAGAGCGTTGCTCTGTCTGGCTTTGCAGAAACTGGTGACAACTTTGAACTCGTGACAGGTCAGCGATCGCCTGGTGATGCCCGCAATATGGATGAACTGCTCAGTTTTGGTCAGCAGAAATCAGGCAGCCGCAGTTTTCAAGACAATTTTAGGTCCATAGCTGCAGGGATTGGTGCTACGCTGAATGCGTCTCGCTTGACGCTCAGTTCCAATGAGGCTGTGCGTGACGCTGCCGTTGCGTCGGAGAGTGAGTTGAGCGGCGTGAATCTTGATGAAGAAGCTGCTAAGCTCATGTCTCAACAACAAGCTTATCAAGCCGC encodes:
- a CDS encoding flagellar basal body L-ring protein FlgH encodes the protein MIRVVAIFFMSTLTGCSTYVENEASAEFQPVLPQENSDMRPTGGSIYLPGVAGLFAVEKRASKVGDVLTVALNESFQATKSQSASAAKTESTAAELPGFLDFIVDPSFGSEQAFAGSGAAEQSNSFTGLVTVSVVQVFQNGNLQLLGQKKLTLNNGDEYVRVSGIVRQDDISPRNVVNSNRLANAEITYIGAGDVADTAKRGLFPRLLSAINPV
- the flgK gene encoding flagellar hook-associated protein FlgK gives rise to the protein MASLLEIGRSAINAQREALNVTGQNIVNANTEGYRRRDANLTEVSGLQSELTSLTSQTGLGVQLGEVRRSYDAFLTESKRIATGRFEASDVFVTKLEALENTILPNDGDLSVVMTTFFDALSQVAAQPGDLAPRVAAIEMGRTIGSSFNTTASLLSSQVDGAADEIEMHIVEVNSTLDALAGVNGQLRSSNLGANSPNSLLDERDRLLDSLSGKIPLSVTIGDRYDAEIRLGTSASGPLILSGENAKTISAVTSEEGSIGFRIGSGQIVSQLETGTLRGLVDAHGTIRRALTELDVLARDLTQTMNAQHALGIDLDGQLGRELFSVVDFTTQPRASNRGNAEASINLVPGRADQLSDMQMTFDARKGQWLLSDDNGTPLDVGRARIELDGAVIDITGIPEDGDTISLNRIPGEASRMSFLLTRAEEFAAASTATIYPDTQNAGSAIMTFARDVAPGSGTPSLGEVLSNNLSPVASQEFLRGGVVGSIPRGTKEITLASLATQTTASVSAQVDADIRSISVTVGGTVNSFSLDPSEAGRTAWKTGEEIADYLSMGVLRSNDDKTLKELGITVSGSESGLAFASVGVPDFTLLSATSSSGVELGTEITRGQAASDIRVFTREGRQIAGPPLQASEVAGLLTVENGFAEGAEYRSDYNTVNGSSNYRGMSVTQRMSGATALTSGLYSSEVSLAGLRGTNVDTVSETTSANGTKGQTITLQMDTEATGSVSIPPGVDAAYVAEKANEAFAAVGVSVEAQTAVSLSLSAGSTANSGEVQFTMSGKNQTPLTISAQINDGDMSRLVEAVNSRSSDTGVTAQLSLSGSAVTLVQADGFDLSLDNISSGDLAFEASALDQSFKPLSLDADDNTSMPFEGALRFSGTVSFISGSGFTVATTATDSADSVEPSFVADVDPMIGGLVERVFDNGGTQATLSYGLDNRIDGVSRNIDGTLVHAPSSGFATELTMSDGTVFSAEVAASELANGSADGAAVAQITVKHLRADASVPSLKGAEFSYANIPPIGASARFKLAGAEYTLTRVDDGNTARLTPLDFNITGPEDGRIVPHLTETDTGYSLSLTVADGHLSGMGPKPVSNSEAGVFGFADTDSTASVQGRSVDVAELASRDYTISVNVNGVSETITFTKDDDGLGEPSYETGSLISVAIEEGALSSSLTLTSDETGSASIQIKPSADAALLGFKVAAAELSVEGGKLLARSTNDLALDIRAGGTSVAGSYLHLTDIPDEELIVVLGDEGAKRVSAAYDIGAPIADVDREPESFRVEMMDEATGRTELFDVATGASIATRFSNGYARFNVSGKSVALSGFAETGDNFELVTGQRSPGDARNMDELLSFGQQKSGSRSFQDNFRSIAAGIGATLNASRLTLSSNEAVRDAAVASESELSGVNLDEEAAKLMSQQQAYQAAARILQTALEMFETLIRIA
- a CDS encoding flagellar basal body P-ring protein FlgI yields the protein MMGNFRAAVFTVLLAMVIITANTASADRIKDLASLAGVRSNQLLGYGLVVGLSGTGDGDLGITLQSLQSMVSRFGMVAEQDGLDGSNAAVVIVTSELPAFIKPGQTLDVTVSTLGAAESLRGGTLLMTPLLGVDGETYALAQGNLVVGGLGVSAEDGSSLTVNVPTVGRVPQGATVEKMVENPFITGEYLVLNLHRADFSTAANVAEAINVVFGGDTAVPIDASSIRVRAPADPAQKVSFTSLIEQVEVQPGEPPAQVIVNSRTGTIVIGGNVQVTPAVITHGSLTVRIREDTELTPQSETIITDNALINTPAAPLETPNSEISINEPEARAFLFDPGVSLSDVVDSINAIGATPSDLVAILEALKVAGALRAQLIII
- a CDS encoding rod-binding protein → MSTISSTALQLAVGPAAIGEKAQPIERQKTTETRAQLEEVAEKFEALFVKTILSSARSAKLSDPLLNSEGQKTFNSMLDTEYADALAQHEALGIAEALVRQFQDRVVDGDTE